The DNA window ttaGCTGTAAAGTCAACGCGGAAcattcagaaaattaaaaggTAGGTTTCTCTGAGCATTAGTTCTATTCAAATCTAACTTTCTATCCTGTTTTTATAGTTTCTGCCATTACTACGAAGTGCTGATTGGCCCTTAAAGAGATGTCCAAAAACGTCGTCGGATTATATTTCCAGACATCGCTAGCGCTTGGAGGTACAGGTAAATGATAGTTGAAGTACCGTtgacattatttataataaaattaaaaatactgaatgattatttttctcattttcttttTGAGTAAAACgtactcaaatttgacatttgcatcccaaactcaaaactgagtgaATTAgacaaactcattttttgactacgtgcactttttatgaaataGAGTGGCATGCCACTCAAGTTTGAGTTGTtatgaatgagcgtgtagctcaactaacccgacaggatacgcgcagtaatctgacagggctgccaaaccaagacttacagaaatctagcagagcggtctctgccaaaAAAATTGCTGTCGATAAACAAAATttcaagagtacttattcaaaaggtcctaagtgacattgagctcgaactgagaaaaacgaggctgAAGTTTCATGGACCTAAAACAAATCCCTATTAAAGAACAAATATGCGTTTTGATGGAACAATTATGCCAATATAGTCTAAGGACTATGCTCTTTAGGTAAATAATGCTAAAAATATGAAATGTTTAGTGCTAATGTAGTTTTTAAGCGCTTTAAAATgatgcgtccttttgaaaattataggaccTTTCACATAGGTCTTCTTTTCGGGCCCAagaatcatacgacgctgcacatacggcttttttcagcaaaggtagctcttacgacgaatattgaatttcttcaaagttttcgacaaaatgagcaccggaatacgaatgttcttcattactatggtaaatagttgcactggatttaacagaagtcttgcagaaaaaaatgcGGGAAACTTCAGTTTATATTAACAAATCATTGGCTGGAAGTGGTTAAAATTAACGAATGGCATGTTACTTTAGAATAACTAAGCTTTccaattatcatttaatttattatacttattaaattcaacttcgaaaataagtcgcataagcagaagaaaataatttcttttattttgatgcttaggaCGTTTTTACTAGGTACCTATGTGCAGTGGGGAAAAcatggaatgaaatgaatcttgcgtcgtttttgtatggcgcctatgaacagttgcagaggttttgaaatatttcgcgcataggtcctttcattttaaaaggtctcaagtgcaaaatttcaaaatatgatcatgaaaactttgcgactttttatataatgcttgttattttgataaatactgtgtataatgaatcctggttttcggtattcgttagctatgttgtaatcgacacagatctttcattagggcctaagtcgcaatgtactcaaatggagaaaaatcagtttcaatattcgacgaagcttttctaaatgtagtttttattgtaggtataaattacttcaTGACCGTGTCTTTCGGGAAGCATTtttcgttaaaccttatgacaatataacaaagaatttaattcctatgtgcttttagtaggtagaaactaaaaaaatacttacgcccaatttgcatcccagtcgtgatttcgcccttcagcaactaccatttgcggaagggttaaactgtgtacataattttcagaagggcgcggtaaatgggctaaactgactctgtcttgctgggtagggctgggtaaatgggcgagcttgacagtatactttttaatagggctcagcaaatgggcgcatagaaacccaatgtaaaagaaagggcgcgtgaatcttttcttcaaatttcatgaaaatatcgaaatattcgaatgtttatgtgcaacaactatcgagtagacatgatcatagtagatattgcttatcatttatataatagaaccgccgtttattcttttatttgtgaataacaaccgtacgcccgcttctgactaaaaatgtaagtttggcctttatactccatatgagaagaagggcctaactcgaaatctcgaagaaaatgcatgtttcgccgttttgttttctttaattatacatcgaactaaaaaccattttaactaattttcacctcaatcttgtagtatttttgttgcataatgtcgtaatagcgaaaacgcagtttgtttacatttgcgatttaagccctaatgaaaaatctatgtcgtaatcacatgctgtgctgcaaataactcagtttgtttacatttgtcactaaggtccatttgaatcagcactcTTGATTTAATATTGAGAATGAAGAAAAATCActttcgttcgaaaaagcgATCCAACGTATCGCAAAATAAGGCTAATAATTATGATAAGGATTTTATCGACATGTTCCAGTCCTTAACTGCGAGTGTGATCACATACATACCACCGTCTGAAGTACAAATTCAGACTGAATCGGCTATAAATGCTCTCGCCACGGCCACTGTTTCTTGTATGGAAGCCAGAAGGATTGTCGTGTGGGACATACAAAAGGATATCGATACATTGCGGTGCGTTATAAAACTGCAGGTTTTTGCGAAAATCGCGCTTGCTAACGGGGAAGGCATATGCAATTCTTTGGTGAAATCTGTACTACAGTATTTTCCCAAAGGATTGAAGTCAACAGTCCAGTTCATAGACGAAATCGGAGAGTTTGTGTTGAATGGTCAACGCATTGTTCCGAAACTACCACAGGAACAACCGAAAGAGGCGCCCCCGGTAGGATTCGTGGCGACGCTGATAACTTGTGGAAACAAAACTTTATACGTAAACCCACTCCCCGATATGAATTTGCAAGACCCTGAAGTCTTACTGGGTTTGCCTGAAGATCGTCGTAAATGGATCGCCAATGGTGTAtttaattataatatacacgaacttGTCCACCGCTACCGCGACCTCATGAGCAGATTAGAGGAGAAGATGCCGTTGGCAATAGTCAAGATTGATTTTACAGGCAAAGGGTCCGCTACACAGATCGTTGGAAGCAGCAATTTATCAGACTGTGATCAGACTCGCAGCGCTTGGTGTTTTCGTAATGTTCCTAAGCATGTCCTTGTTCTTGGTGCCGCGTGGGGATTTGGATTTCAGTCTGACGATACTTGGCATGTTAAATCAAAAGTCGTGGCTGTAACTACATTCGTAGAAGTTGCAGACTTCTACAAAAAGTTGATGTGGTTGAATAAGGTGAAAGAAAGTCCGTACTCGAGCGATTATGAATAAAAATagcgaagattttttttttccgaGATCATTTGCCAGAatcattaattttcttttacaGTTCTACTTTCAATACAATATCTTGTACAGGATCTTCCCTTGAATTTTAAACCCAAATGAAATACACAAAATAAATGTATGATAAATAAATTGCAACTAACGAAATCATTGCAACAGCTATACTATGTATATGTTTATTGTGTTTTTTGCATGTTCTACTATATGTGTATAATAAATCGTTACTGCAATTGTCCACCAAATAATCTGCTTGATCCGCGTTGCCCAGAATTCCACAATTTTTCTGAACTGTACTTCGTGCTCACGATATCCGTGCGATGTGTTTCGCTAAAAAATAAACTAATGATTACCGACTACATCAACCTAACAAAGAATGCTGATTACTAAGTCGCGATAAATTTTGACTAAAACTAAACGTACGGTAATAATGTTAGAAATAtacataataaaaaataaatagggTTAATAGTAGCGATTAAAAACAAACTCAAATTTCCATAACAATCCGTGTTCACACGCGCTACGCGGTTCATTTCCCTTTCGCCTTCTGCTTCTTCGCCAGTGCCTTCTGGCGCTTTTCTTCCTCCTCCGCTCGCATATCCTCCAGATCTTCCAACAAACCGAGCTTCTTGCTGATGAACTCCTCCCGCATCTGCTGTGCGTAGTTCGACTCCATTTGTCGATCATCAAAGTCCTCATCCCGGTAGCGTGACTTATCGTACCCGAAAATGGCACGGATGTGGGACGAGTAGTCCTCCTCGGCATCGCCATCGTCGATAAAGTCGTCCATTTCCGAGTCATACTCGCTGTCACTGTCCTCGATGACGGGTCGGCGCTTTTTGGGTGGCGGTGGTCCGCCACTGGGACGCTTCCGTATCACATCGGGACCTGGGAAGGGACGCGACCGCTGCTGAACCGCATCCGACGACGGCGGGGCTGGACGAGATCGTGGTGCTTCCGGTCGCGATCGTTGTACATCGGCCGGCGGGAACTGGCGTGGTTTTTGAGCAGCTCCAGCCGGTACCGTTGCTGCTGCAGTTGGGAATGATCGGGCTTTTTGGCCATTCACTGGCTGTTGCGTTTTTAATGAGCTCGAAGATGATGAGGCACCTGAGGCTGTAGGACCGTTCCGAGATGGTGTTGGAGCAGCTTTCAAGGACGATGAACCTTGCTTGGCACTAGCACCGTTCGGATGGGATGATGGGAGAGGTTTTTTAACCGCGCTGGATGTTGATGCTGCAGGTTCCCTGGGGGGCAGAGAACTGGTAGGGGCTTTTTTGGCGGTGAGTGCAGCTTCTAGTTTGCTTCGCGCTGTCGGATCTGGAGTAGGTTTTTGCCGATCATCCGGTCGGTGAGGGGGTGGTTTTGAGGAACCTGCAGTCGACGTAGGTTTAGGAAGCGGAGGCCTATCAGCTCCGGCCGAATTTAACTTGGGAATTCTCCCATTCGGTGCCATTACGTTCGGGGCAGAACTCGGTTTAACTGAAGTACTCGAAGATGAACCACTTCCAGCGGAAGAACTACGGCTGCCTGATTTTGCAGCGTCATACCTTGCCAGCTTAATTTGTTTCTCCTTCTCGGAAAGCCTTGGATCATTCCGAATCCGATCCCGAATCTTTTTCTGTTCCAGATACGCCATGCGCTCTTCATAttctttcttttcctttttggTCATTAACCGTTCGGGTTCCTTTTTCTCTTCCGTGACTTCGACCTTGACCGGTTCGAACTGTTTTTGTTCGGCTAATTTGAGCAGGGTAGCAAAATCCGGTGGTGCAGGTCCTGCCGGACGCTTAGCTTTCCTCTTGGCAGCATCTTCCTTTGCTTTAGCTTCCGCTTCTTTTCGTCGTTCCTCATCGGGGTCATACCGATCGGGACCAACCTGCTTTGTACTACCTGCACTGCTTCCGGGCGGTTCACTACCACCACCGCTCGTTCCCTCGCCAGCGTCTTTTCGCTTTCTAGTACGCGGTGCGTTCTCCTCCTCTTGCGCCTTGTTCAGTGCCTCCTTTACCCGTGCCTTTGCGCGATCGATATCATCCTTGGACATTGTCCGCTTCTCGCCATCTTTGAACTTTTTCTCCTCTGGAGTATTCTTGTACTTTTCCATCAGCTGCTGATAGAAATGGGAAGCCACATTGGACGTGTACCCGTAATCGTCCTCGTCCGGTTGATCGGGTCCCTGCAGCGTCAAGGCCGTGTCCTGCGTATCGATGGCATCCTCCAGGACCGATTTGTTGGCCGATTTGATCACCTTGAGCATCTTTTCGATTTTCCGCTTGGCCTTCGGGTCACGCTTTGCCAGTAGCTCATCTCGTTTGCGCTGCTCCTCCAGTGCTTTCTCCCGCTCCTCCTCTTCCTTCTTGGCCAGAAACTTTTTGATGTTAGCCGAAAGTTTTTTCTCTTTGCATTCCTTCTTGGGGGGAGCAAATTTGGTGGAATAGTAGCGGCCCTGAAATGGAAATGTGGAATCAGGATATATTAGCCTAAAATGTACGTTCCGTAGCTTACTCGATTGAGAATTTTTGACTTAACTTAATGGGTACTTAACATTAGGTAAAAATCTAATTACCTTGACATTAATGAAAGGTAAAATTAACAACCTATCGTAGTTaatcaattcaaaaaaaaaatgttcgtcgAACAGTCCAGAATAAATTGGAGAATCTCAGCACAACAACCAAGTGGTTCGGAATGGACCTACTACATTTACTGCATCAACAACAAAGCGAACCTCACGCAAACTAGTCGTGTGAGTGAACCTCTGTGATATAGTGGGTCCCCCACAATACCATATTCGACGAGGCAGTTCCTCTCCTCGCGATAATCGCAACCACATTCTTCACCACACAcaacatattgaaaaaaatttctacacCAGACACGGGGAGCAATGGGGGAAAATTACCTCAGACTTCTGCTCCATGTTAGCAGCATTGCGCTGCGCTACGCTCAGCAACTTGCCGAAATCCATTGCTAACGGGTGCCCCGGATACGGTGGGTCGGACTTTAGCCACTTTTTGCACTAGGTTTCACTGaaattacgaaaaattcgtGTTTTTCCTATGACACAACTCGGAAACGAAGAGCCATGATGAAAATTGTGATCGTCACTGGACgaaggaaaagaaaaaaaaagttttttgacagtcgttcgTGGGGATGTGTTGGTGCACTGACAGCATTTCTGTTTGTATCGTGACATCGTTGTTTTCGTGGTGTGGTGCTAGTGTGCGTGACGGAGGTTGGTTCGGGTGCGTTCGCGAATATTACGGAACAGGGTTTACAAACCTATAAATTACTATGGCCGACGAAGGCTTAAGGTAATCAGCGGAATTTGGAACCCACAGGAATAAAAATTAGTGTTTTTATTTCGAGAATAGGGTAACCGACCAATTTTGGATCCCTAGAGGAAATAAAGTTCTCGACAATGATTACGACTTAagagccaactgtcaaaattcgctTCGAAAAGAAATTTCGgccaaaccgttactggctaaacacagtccattgacttatttgacgtctaggacaccaacacagttgcaatgtgtatagacaacatacatataacgctatgttttcaattcgccatctgatttaacctcatttggcaaaaaaactacccgatttaacctcaatctcgcactaacacaactccACATAGATTAGTCAATAGCagttattgaaagaaaaaacttttctcttttgtttactatcaaTATCTGCGATGGgaaagtaacggtttgtccggaatttcctttcgaaGAGAATCCTACGACATGGAATCCATACCATTTTCCCCGCGGTATCGGATTCGCCGGGAACGATCCCTCATGtcaagtacagtcgtgattcgctgcttggacactttttaactggaccgctttttagttggaccattgtccaacgaAAAAGTatatgaatgtcaaaatcttatgttaaatttactttgacaatcaatctgacaattattagagatgtgaatagatgcaatcacactactaacgtcttctttggagagtttttgacatctgtcagtcggtccaactaacgaataaaaTTCCCTTCCCTTCGGTTCCCTTGTGCTatttagtaccacttcctcgttgagcttccgtcttgttcgcgaactactcggtctagttccTGACGATGGATCCAGCCTACTCCGAGGAAGAGTTCGCAGGCGAGAGAGTTCAaaagcgagccaaccagccaggtgccgaggtcagttctgCGATTCCGGTTTGTCGGAGCTTCGGCGCGAGGTGTCTCGTCGCGGCAGCGTTGCCACTATTTATTTTGGGAAATCCGCTAATTTGATATCACTGGCTGACGTAAAAATCCGCAAGCAATAAAAgccctattttttattttttctaccaTTAAGGGCTTTTCAAGCTTTTTTACAATCTATTATCATTATGTATGAATaacttatttttcaattttcaaatgctTGACTGAAAACTTTTTTCACACTCGCCGCTGAATGTGggagaaaacccactttctCAATGAACTAAAGGAGCTGTGGAAATCCGATCAGACCTTATTTAGTTCTGCGCaccagatattttcaaaaaggaatattttaaaaaatcatgaattggaaatataaaaatttaattaaatgatggaaaaatcacaattaaaacctaataaattccacaaataaaacaaaaacaattaagattaaaaaataaaagcatcgaaaaatttaaaaaaaacctgaactgaaaaaattaccaaaaagcacaaaaatttaaggatgcgtcaatcaaattcaaaggggcgggcatagcgtggATAATAAATCGTTTGCCTCGTTCGCAGCTCACTTGGATTCAATTATCAATctcgcacatagagttagagagTTTTCTAAAGTGATTTTTCTATCCTGAAAAAggaggcaaatgaccctaaggctaaaacgtctataatcgaaataaaaacaatCTAACTCAGGAACTCACGAATTTAAAAACCAAAATgcttcaaaatttcaagttaaatgatttaaaattttagaaattaaatactttaaaaatctaaaaactatgaaaagttatttaaaattaaaaaaaaaatattaaaatctgaggatttaaaaatttaaaaggttcaaaatttagaaaccaaaaatttaaagttggagatttaaaaatctaataaacaattaagatattaatttttttttgtaggttcaattggaaatttaaaaatttacggGCCTAAACATttaacttgaaatttttgatgttttgcttttaaaaatttaaatgcataAAGATTTAAAACTATAAttgttaaaaaattttaaaattcaaaatatatttGAGAGTTCGAGAAgttaaacaatttttaaaatttaaaatatatttgagAATTAGAGAagttaaacatttaaaaattcatagattttaaaatttgaagatatgttaattgaaaattttgtgaaaattttgagaattaaaaagtttaaaacataaGATTTAAAGGATTAAACATTCaaaactttaaaattcaaatattttaaagttccatttcttctcaaaatttaaaaatcggaaataataaaatttgagaatccaagaattttgaaatttaattaattgaaaatcaataagaaaaattttcataaatt is part of the Topomyia yanbarensis strain Yona2022 chromosome 1, ASM3024719v1, whole genome shotgun sequence genome and encodes:
- the LOC131687695 gene encoding protein SPT2 homolog, whose product is MDFGKLLSVAQRNAANMEQKSEGRYYSTKFAPPKKECKEKKLSANIKKFLAKKEEEEREKALEEQRKRDELLAKRDPKAKRKIEKMLKVIKSANKSVLEDAIDTQDTALTLQGPDQPDEDDYGYTSNVASHFYQQLMEKYKNTPEEKKFKDGEKRTMSKDDIDRAKARVKEALNKAQEEENAPRTRKRKDAGEGTSGGGSEPPGSSAGSTKQVGPDRYDPDEERRKEAEAKAKEDAAKRKAKRPAGPAPPDFATLLKLAEQKQFEPVKVEVTEEKKEPERLMTKKEKKEYEERMAYLEQKKIRDRIRNDPRLSEKEKQIKLARYDAAKSGSRSSSAGSGSSSSTSVKPSSAPNVMAPNGRIPKLNSAGADRPPLPKPTSTAGSSKPPPHRPDDRQKPTPDPTARSKLEAALTAKKAPTSSLPPREPAASTSSAVKKPLPSSHPNGASAKQGSSSLKAAPTPSRNGPTASGASSSSSSLKTQQPVNGQKARSFPTAAATVPAGAAQKPRQFPPADVQRSRPEAPRSRPAPPSSDAVQQRSRPFPGPDVIRKRPSGGPPPPKKRRPVIEDSDSEYDSEMDDFIDDGDAEEDYSSHIRAIFGYDKSRYRDEDFDDRQMESNYAQQMREEFISKKLGLLEDLEDMRAEEEEKRQKALAKKQKAKGK